From a single Piliocolobus tephrosceles isolate RC106 chromosome 21, ASM277652v3, whole genome shotgun sequence genomic region:
- the LOC111554365 gene encoding olfactory receptor 7C2 encodes MERGNQTEVGNFLLLGFAEDSDMQLLLCGLFLSMYLVTITGNLLIILTISSDSHLHTPMYFFLSSLSFADICFTSTTVPKMLENIQTQSKMITLAGCLTQIFFFTAFGCLDNLLLTVMAYDRFVAICHPLHYMVIMNPRLCGLLVLGSWCISVMGSLLETLTILRLSFCTNMEIPHFFCDPSEVLKLSCSDTFINNIVMYFMTVVLGIFPLSGILFSYSQIFSSILRVSSARGRHKAFSTCGAHLSVVSLFYGTGLGVYLSSAATPSSRRSLTASVMYTMVTPLLNPFIYSLRNKDMKGSLGRLLLRATSLNEGTIAELS; translated from the coding sequence ATGGAAAGAGGAAACCAAACAGAAGTTGGAAACTTTCTCCTCCTGGGATTCGCAGAGGACTCTGACATGCAGCTTCTTCTCTGTGGGCTGTTCCTCTCCATGTACCTGGTCACCATCACCGGAAACCTGCTCATCATCCTGACCATCAGCTCAGACTCCCACCTCCACACCCCCATGTACTTCTTCCTCTCCAGCCTGTCCTTTGCTGACATCTGTTTCACGTCCACAACTGTCCCAAAGATGCTAGAGAATATCCAAACACAAAGCAAAATGATCACTCTTGCAGGCTGCCTCACCCAGATATTTTTTTTCACTGCATTTGGATGCCTGGACAACTTGCTCCTGACCGTGATGGCCTATGACCGCTTCGTGGCCATCTGTCACCCCCTGCACTACATGGTCATCATGAACCCCCGGCTCTGTGGGCTGCTGGTTCTGGGGTCCTGGTGCATCAGCGTCATGGGTTCCCTGCTCGAGACCTTGACCATTTTGAGGCTGTCCTTCTGCACAAACATGGAAATTCCACACTTTTTTTGTGATCCTTCCGAAGTCTTGAAGCTCTCCTGTTCTGATACCTTCATCAATAACATCGTGATGTATTTTATGACCGTTGTCCTGGgtatttttcctctctctggaaTCCTGTTCTCTTATTCTCAGATTTTCTCCTCCATCCTGAGAGTATCATCTGCCAGAGGCCGGCACAAAGCCTTTTCCACCTGTGGTGCCCACCTCTCAGTGGTCAGCTTGTTCTATGGCACAGGCCTTGGGGTCTATCTCAGTTCTGCAGCTACACCATCTTCTAGGAGAAGTCTGACGGCCTCAGTGATGTACACCATGGTCACTCCTCTGCTGAACCCCTTCATCTACAGCCTGAGGAACAAGGATATGAAGGGGTCACTGGGGAGACTCCTCCTCAGGGCAACGTCTCTCAATGAGGGAACCATTGCGGAGCTCTCATGA